From one Bacteroides intestinalis DSM 17393 genomic stretch:
- a CDS encoding RagB/SusD family nutrient uptake outer membrane protein, whose product MKKIAKLFTAIAVVFTAFSCADLDIDNDGRVAMQDIFGRYERTVSYYSNCINYMPKVSLDYGTSVMPFLASFCDEAHDASDAQSGIVSDWYKGYTTPEYNPMTSYCMDPWSHYFEGIRRCNTFLININDPKVATYHFDVVEKNGWIAQVRVARAFYYLQLVKLYGGVPLMDTPYEVTHDFSSDRRATFEECADFIISECEEALKTAESEGSTVGFRWQIDDGQRGQLTRAVAYAIESETALYAASPLFNGGGNSSYTWEKAAQITKNALDQCLSHGLELYSIVPDPTLAQNVYENYFITRSDPSRSMDKETILESTKRLAIWKYAGTPMQEGMELAGSCPSQELVDCYEMIDGTQPILGYQDAEHLRPILNTASSYDPEYPYENRDPRFYASIYYNGATRYLDNTAKKVETYVGGNCGISEKVTDVRYTRTGYYLRKYNNYKSNTSTSADGFVRIFRLAELYLNFAEAAYQSAGLDVEVSGMTAREAVNKVRERVGMPALPEGLTKDQFEIRYRNERRVELAFEGHRYFDVRRWKILSETDGFVTGMKITRSGNGFSYERIKLPSRSTSAEKYLLYPIKQSEVSKMQKFTGENWQNPNW is encoded by the coding sequence ATGAAAAAAATAGCGAAATTATTTACGGCGATTGCTGTAGTATTTACAGCTTTTTCGTGTGCCGACCTTGATATTGACAATGACGGACGTGTGGCTATGCAAGACATTTTCGGACGTTATGAGCGAACAGTCAGCTACTATAGTAACTGTATTAACTATATGCCCAAAGTTTCTTTGGATTATGGGACAAGTGTGATGCCTTTTTTAGCATCTTTTTGTGATGAAGCTCATGATGCTTCCGACGCACAAAGTGGCATTGTTTCCGATTGGTATAAAGGATATACCACTCCGGAGTATAACCCTATGACTTCTTATTGTATGGATCCATGGAGTCATTATTTTGAGGGAATACGCCGGTGCAATACATTCTTGATCAATATTAATGATCCTAAAGTAGCTACCTATCACTTTGATGTTGTAGAGAAAAATGGATGGATTGCTCAGGTGCGTGTAGCACGTGCTTTTTATTATTTACAACTTGTTAAGCTCTACGGTGGAGTACCTTTGATGGATACACCTTATGAAGTAACCCATGATTTTTCATCTGATAGGCGTGCCACATTTGAGGAATGTGCTGATTTTATCATCTCAGAATGTGAGGAGGCTCTGAAAACTGCAGAGTCTGAGGGATCTACTGTCGGTTTTCGTTGGCAGATAGATGATGGACAACGTGGGCAATTGACACGTGCCGTAGCTTATGCTATAGAGTCAGAGACTGCTCTTTATGCCGCAAGTCCTTTATTTAATGGTGGAGGAAATAGTTCATATACATGGGAGAAGGCAGCACAGATAACTAAAAATGCACTTGATCAATGTTTATCCCATGGCTTGGAACTTTATTCCATTGTGCCTGATCCGACATTGGCACAAAATGTTTATGAAAATTATTTCATTACCCGTTCTGATCCTAGTCGTTCTATGGATAAAGAGACTATTTTGGAATCTACCAAGCGGCTTGCTATTTGGAAATATGCCGGTACTCCTATGCAAGAAGGTATGGAATTGGCAGGCTCTTGTCCCTCACAAGAATTGGTGGACTGTTACGAGATGATAGATGGTACACAGCCTATCTTGGGTTATCAGGATGCTGAACATTTGCGTCCTATTCTTAATACGGCATCTTCTTATGATCCAGAGTATCCGTATGAAAATAGGGACCCACGTTTTTATGCTTCCATTTACTATAATGGTGCTACTCGCTATTTGGATAATACAGCCAAGAAAGTGGAAACTTACGTAGGTGGTAATTGTGGCATTTCTGAAAAAGTAACTGATGTACGTTACACTCGTACAGGATATTATCTGCGGAAATACAATAATTATAAATCAAATACTTCTACTAGTGCCGATGGTTTTGTACGTATTTTCCGTTTGGCCGAACTTTATTTAAATTTTGCTGAAGCGGCTTACCAGAGTGCTGGTCTTGACGTTGAGGTTTCAGGTATGACAGCTCGGGAAGCGGTGAATAAAGTGAGAGAACGTGTAGGTATGCCTGCTTTGCCAGAGGGATTGACTAAAGATCAGTTTGAAATACGCTACCGTAACGAGCGCCGTGTAGAGCTGGCTTTTGAGGGACATCGTTATTTTGATGTACGTCGTTGGAAGATACTTTCTGAGACAGATGGTTTTGTTACTGGTATGAAAATTACACGTTCTGGCAATGGCTTTTCTTATGAACGCATTAAGTTACCTTCTCGAAGTACGAGTGCTGAGAAATATCTGCTTTATCCTATTAAACAGTCTGAAGTTTCTAAAATGCAGAAATTTACCGGTGAAAACTGGCAGAATCCAAATTGGTAA
- a CDS encoding endonuclease/exonuclease/phosphatase family protein, which produces MKQIRLPKFLLLFLFWGISLSVSGQETKITSYNIWDGFDKDSLRYERFVEWAKENEADILVLTELVGFKAHDLEILGNLCGYMHTALQKEDGYPLGVMSKTPIEVVCRRMEGFWHGMLHVRTAGIDVIATHLSPFDWKFRQKEAKMIISYVDSLKLEDYFVAGDFNAISPLDADEIITHKTWIRNIKRGDASRPAYNNLNDGKFDLSVISSFLAAGMDDPIGRLVRPAEKRMTHPSAFRYRWKVEDERLPDLRSRLDYILVSPSLMHRCILGVVERLEGISDHYPVSIVLTNK; this is translated from the coding sequence ATGAAACAAATAAGATTACCGAAGTTTTTATTATTATTTTTATTTTGGGGTATTTCCCTTTCGGTAAGTGGGCAAGAGACCAAAATTACGTCTTATAATATTTGGGACGGTTTTGATAAAGACTCCTTACGATATGAAAGATTTGTGGAGTGGGCTAAGGAAAATGAGGCTGATATCTTGGTGCTTACAGAATTAGTGGGATTTAAAGCTCATGATTTGGAGATTTTAGGAAATCTATGTGGTTATATGCATACAGCTTTACAGAAAGAGGATGGGTATCCGTTGGGGGTTATGTCTAAAACACCTATTGAAGTAGTATGCAGGCGTATGGAAGGATTCTGGCATGGAATGTTGCATGTACGTACAGCAGGGATTGATGTGATAGCCACTCATCTGAGTCCTTTCGACTGGAAATTTCGTCAAAAGGAGGCTAAAATGATTATTAGCTATGTGGATAGCTTGAAACTGGAAGATTATTTTGTGGCAGGAGATTTCAATGCAATATCTCCATTGGATGCTGACGAGATAATAACTCATAAAACATGGATTAGAAATATTAAACGGGGGGATGCTTCTCGACCAGCTTATAATAATTTGAATGATGGAAAATTCGACTTGTCTGTTATTTCATCATTTTTGGCTGCTGGAATGGATGATCCGATTGGACGTTTGGTACGTCCGGCTGAAAAACGGATGACACATCCTTCTGCTTTCCGTTATCGTTGGAAAGTGGAAGATGAGCGACTACCAGATTTGCGTTCGCGTTTGGACTATATTTTGGTTTCTCCCTCATTGATGCATCGGTGTATATTGGGGGTAGTCGAACGTTTGGAAGGAATTTCCGACCATTATCCAGTTAGTATTGTATTGACAAATAAATAG
- a CDS encoding beta-L-arabinofuranosidase domain-containing protein produces the protein MKKLIILFFLFTSSLYAQTKLKMESVQIGGYVGGRIEDCIRTRVQLQDVDHLTAPFRTKNDTASWQTEFWGKWVQGAIASYRYNHSVALYAKIKKSVDDIISTQQPDGYIGNYRLDAQLKSWDIWGRKYTTLGLLSWYEISGEKQALNAACRVIDHLMTQVGEGGTNIVTTGNYYGMASSSILEPVMYLYKYTGDYKYLQFAKYIVAQWETPEGPQLITKAINGVPVAARFPHPFDWFSPENGQKAYEMMSCYIGLLELYKVTHNAAYLDAVQKTVNDIANTEINVAGSGSAFESWYSGRKYQTSPTYHTMETCVTFTWIQLCDKLLALTGNPFYADQIEKSLYNALMAALKDDASQIAKYSPMEGHRCEGEEQCGMHINCCNANGPRAFALIPDFAVKKMGNEVYVNYYGDMSASLENGHNKVLVKQHTTYPVSNVIDITIDVTKENVFGLHLRVPVWSAQTVITLNGEELKDICPGTYHAITRKWKKGDHIQIILDMPARLLEQNQMQAIVRGPIVLARDSRFNDGFVDETLVVDSEDGIVKAEVDSVPGFAWMRLKVPVTVGTDLEGVGMYRNISFCDFASAGNTWDKQVRYRVWIPRTLDVKKGHLK, from the coding sequence ATGAAGAAACTGATAATATTGTTTTTTTTATTCACTTCGTCACTTTATGCTCAGACAAAGTTGAAGATGGAGAGTGTGCAGATTGGAGGATATGTAGGGGGGCGCATAGAGGATTGTATAAGGACTCGTGTACAGTTGCAGGATGTTGATCATTTGACTGCTCCTTTTCGGACGAAAAATGATACGGCATCGTGGCAGACGGAATTTTGGGGTAAGTGGGTGCAAGGAGCGATTGCTTCCTATCGTTATAATCATAGTGTGGCGCTATATGCCAAGATTAAAAAGAGTGTGGATGACATAATAAGTACTCAACAACCAGATGGATATATAGGAAATTATCGCCTGGATGCCCAACTTAAAAGTTGGGACATTTGGGGACGGAAATATACTACATTGGGATTGCTTTCTTGGTATGAAATTTCAGGAGAAAAACAAGCGCTGAATGCAGCATGCAGAGTTATAGACCATTTGATGACCCAAGTTGGAGAAGGTGGAACGAATATTGTAACCACAGGCAATTACTATGGAATGGCAAGCAGTTCCATTCTCGAGCCGGTAATGTATTTATATAAGTATACCGGCGACTATAAATATTTGCAGTTTGCTAAATATATCGTTGCTCAATGGGAAACACCTGAAGGACCACAGCTTATAACGAAAGCAATTAACGGAGTACCTGTTGCAGCTCGTTTTCCACATCCTTTCGACTGGTTCTCGCCTGAAAATGGACAAAAGGCTTATGAAATGATGTCCTGTTATATTGGTTTGCTTGAACTTTACAAGGTGACGCACAATGCCGCATATTTGGATGCTGTGCAGAAAACGGTGAATGATATAGCAAATACTGAAATTAACGTAGCCGGTTCGGGGAGTGCTTTTGAATCTTGGTATAGCGGACGAAAATATCAAACTTCCCCTACGTATCATACGATGGAAACCTGTGTTACGTTTACTTGGATACAATTGTGTGACAAATTGCTGGCGCTGACCGGAAATCCTTTTTATGCGGACCAGATTGAGAAAAGCCTTTATAATGCATTAATGGCTGCCCTGAAGGATGATGCTTCTCAAATTGCAAAGTACAGTCCCATGGAAGGGCATCGTTGCGAAGGAGAAGAACAGTGTGGTATGCATATTAATTGTTGTAATGCCAATGGTCCGAGAGCTTTTGCACTGATACCCGATTTTGCAGTAAAAAAAATGGGAAATGAAGTTTATGTAAACTATTATGGAGACATGTCCGCTTCTTTGGAAAATGGACATAATAAGGTTCTTGTCAAACAACATACTACATATCCTGTGTCAAATGTGATAGATATTACGATAGATGTTACAAAGGAGAATGTTTTTGGTTTACACTTGCGTGTACCGGTTTGGAGTGCACAGACCGTAATTACTTTGAACGGAGAAGAATTGAAAGATATTTGTCCCGGAACTTATCATGCTATTACTCGCAAATGGAAGAAAGGAGATCATATTCAAATTATTCTGGATATGCCTGCCAGGTTATTGGAACAAAATCAGATGCAAGCTATAGTCAGGGGGCCGATTGTGTTGGCACGTGACAGTCGATTCAATGACGGTTTTGTGGATGAGACTTTAGTTGTTGACAGTGAAGACGGCATTGTGAAGGCGGAGGTGGATTCGGTTCCTGGCTTTGCATGGATGCGTTTGAAGGTGCCGGTAACCGTCGGTACAGATTTGGAAGGAGTTGGCATGTACCGCAACATTTCTTTTTGCGATTTTGCATCAGCAGGCAACACTTGGGATAAGCAAGTGAGGTATCGTGTGTGGATTCCTCGAACTTTGGATGTGAAAAAAGGACACTTAAAATAG
- a CDS encoding beta-N-acetylhexosaminidase has translation MRIFLFIFTLLFAEHLFSKNTIEIFQKEQKEAFQIIPKPQDVKLKGGKGLDYRELTYIKTENGASVPVVGTLLNGLPYAAKEGTPLILRISLENVPDSEEGYLLEVFANKVVISAKTMKGLFYGCQTLEQLMEDSRDFRIPIPEMTITDYPAISYRAVHFDVKHHLDRTEYYYRAIDRLARYKINAVIWELEDKLRYTRRPEVAAGNAISKQEMQAICRYAQERNVEISPLVQGLGHAGFILKHHWELRENPSSDWEFCPTNPKTYEFQFDLYRDALEAMPYGRFLHVGGDETMAIGIDERCKATDKSAFELQMGWLRKVCDFAKSNGRIPIFWDDMPLKYGGLWDMAHGDNDTDDLHWDTQKLDSVIDLFPKDCVYMRWNYRDATRPGHQRILKWYHDKGLRVMAATAASSGNSPVLPREDTKAGYIKGFSRLVAQNQLEGILATSWDDGSPHLETVWRGYIAQGEFGWNPEGRTVEEFKKAHAQREFGFRSTDRRMQFLDELEEALYFYDGALAVAGCRNPASGVPHTLISLIELPDSGKPGEWSRMYKEKIDKAFQEAKRFIRIDRGVKSAKIYALRGRYTLDVYEQINYLQNYSTRLLLALHRYDTADSETDRKAALQRVCDECTYFRVMRKCLEEVYSKTRFMQNPDGYVLDMNGHNHLAAKTNNSDWMYYYEIPMVAKVEKWLKKQ, from the coding sequence ATGAGAATATTCCTCTTTATTTTTACTTTGTTGTTTGCTGAACATTTGTTTTCGAAGAATACTATAGAGATATTTCAGAAAGAGCAGAAAGAAGCATTTCAGATTATTCCCAAACCCCAAGACGTAAAATTGAAAGGTGGGAAAGGGTTGGATTATAGAGAACTAACTTATATAAAGACTGAAAATGGAGCATCTGTTCCGGTTGTGGGGACTTTATTGAATGGTTTGCCATATGCAGCTAAAGAGGGGACTCCTCTTATCCTAAGGATTTCGCTGGAAAATGTCCCAGATTCTGAGGAAGGATATTTGTTGGAAGTCTTTGCAAATAAGGTTGTTATATCTGCTAAAACAATGAAGGGGCTTTTTTATGGTTGCCAGACACTTGAACAACTAATGGAAGATAGTAGGGATTTTCGTATACCTATTCCAGAGATGACGATAACGGATTATCCGGCTATATCCTATCGTGCTGTTCATTTTGATGTCAAACATCATTTAGACCGAACGGAATATTATTATCGTGCCATTGATCGCTTGGCACGATATAAAATAAATGCTGTTATTTGGGAACTTGAGGATAAACTGAGGTATACTCGTCGACCTGAGGTGGCTGCTGGGAATGCTATCAGTAAACAAGAAATGCAGGCTATCTGCCGTTATGCTCAAGAAAGGAATGTAGAAATATCCCCTTTGGTACAAGGATTAGGACATGCAGGCTTCATCTTGAAACATCATTGGGAATTACGTGAGAATCCGTCCAGTGATTGGGAGTTTTGTCCTACTAATCCCAAAACTTATGAATTCCAATTTGATCTTTATCGTGATGCGCTAGAGGCTATGCCTTATGGACGTTTTCTACATGTCGGTGGTGACGAAACAATGGCTATCGGAATTGATGAGCGTTGTAAAGCAACTGATAAAAGTGCTTTTGAACTTCAAATGGGATGGTTGCGTAAGGTCTGTGATTTTGCTAAGAGTAATGGGCGTATTCCTATCTTTTGGGATGATATGCCTTTGAAATATGGTGGTCTGTGGGATATGGCTCATGGGGATAATGATACGGATGATCTCCACTGGGATACTCAGAAATTGGATAGTGTGATAGACCTGTTTCCTAAAGATTGCGTTTATATGCGTTGGAATTATCGTGATGCTACCAGGCCAGGACATCAACGTATATTAAAGTGGTATCATGATAAGGGGCTTCGTGTGATGGCTGCAACGGCTGCTTCTTCGGGTAACTCACCTGTATTGCCTCGTGAAGATACCAAAGCTGGCTATATTAAGGGATTTAGTCGTTTGGTAGCACAGAATCAATTAGAAGGAATTTTGGCTACAAGTTGGGATGATGGCTCTCCACATTTGGAAACTGTATGGCGTGGTTATATTGCACAAGGAGAGTTTGGCTGGAATCCAGAAGGACGTACAGTAGAAGAGTTTAAAAAGGCACATGCACAACGTGAATTTGGTTTTCGCTCTACCGATCGGCGTATGCAGTTTCTAGATGAACTGGAAGAAGCTCTTTATTTTTATGATGGGGCACTAGCCGTGGCTGGATGTCGTAACCCTGCATCGGGTGTTCCTCATACACTGATTAGTCTAATTGAACTTCCTGACAGTGGTAAACCTGGGGAGTGGAGTCGTATGTATAAGGAAAAGATTGATAAAGCATTTCAGGAGGCTAAAAGGTTTATAAGGATAGATAGAGGGGTGAAGTCTGCAAAAATATATGCTTTGCGTGGTCGTTATACACTGGATGTCTATGAACAAATCAATTATCTGCAGAATTATTCTACACGTCTGTTGCTAGCATTGCATAGATATGATACCGCCGATAGTGAAACAGACAGAAAAGCTGCCTTACAAAGAGTTTGTGATGAGTGTACTTACTTTAGAGTGATGCGCAAATGCTTGGAGGAAGTGTATTCCAAAACACGTTTTATGCAGAATCCTGATGGATATGTTTTAGATATGAACGGACATAATCATTTAGCAGCCAAAACAAACAATAGCGACTGGATGTATTATTATGAGATCCCGATGGTGGCTAAAGTGGAGAAATGGTTAAAAAAACAATAA
- a CDS encoding glycoside hydrolase family 3 C-terminal domain-containing protein — protein MQRKQLIFNIIVMVFLLGRVSLVPLQAQPYKNAKLSPELRAVDLLQRMNLEEKVAQIRHIHSGHIFDGQMLNEEKLKDFVQDKCWGFVEGFPLTGESCHQHLHRIQEYMLKHTRLGIPIFTIGESLHGSVHEGSVIYPQNIALAATFNPSLAYQKSAGISAELHYQGIRQVLGPCIDVVRDMRWGRVEESYGEDPFLNAILACEEVRGYLDNGISPMLKHYGPHGNPTGGLNLASVHCGIGELHDVYLYPFKRVITTLPIQAVMSTYNSWNRIPNSASYYLLTEVLRRRWGFGGYVYSDWGAIDMLHTFHHTASTLSEAAVQALTAGLDVEASSECYPYLVPLIEQGKVDEALVDTAVYRVLLAKFRIGLFENPYGKVVQADQLHVSENRQLARRIADESVVLLKNDGDLLPLVPSKLKSIAVIGPNADQVQFGDYTWSRDNKDGVTPLAGIRSLLAGTGVQVRYAKGCSIMSLDTTNIAAAVAAARASDVAVLFCGSASASLARNYREVNCGEGFDLTDLSLSGAQEKLIRDVHATGKPLILVMVTGKPFSIPWEKKHVPTILVQWYAGEQGGNAVADILFGKTVPSGRLPVSFPQSAGHLPAHYNYLPTDHGYYRQPGSYEVPGRDYVFSSPEPLWAFGHGLSYTVFDYEDMKIEQREDSIMLSVCIRNIGERAGQVVPQLYVRDLYSSVVTPVKQLKAFAKVFLKPKETIEVSLNVAIQDLAFTNNQGKMVLESGDFELQVGDSSDKIFLRDTVQIGFQDTTYQVKETVLDTMNSCGEAVITVKGIVRDTQATPIQGVNIFSTLQKKILVVTDKDGKYEIKVQSNDILIFHKKNYLEEKIFVNGKPSIQITIRNGI, from the coding sequence ATGCAAAGAAAACAATTGATTTTTAATATCATTGTTATGGTTTTCCTACTTGGCAGAGTAAGTTTGGTACCTCTGCAGGCGCAACCTTATAAAAATGCGAAACTTTCTCCTGAACTTAGGGCAGTCGATTTACTGCAAAGAATGAATTTGGAAGAAAAGGTAGCTCAGATACGTCATATTCATTCTGGACATATATTTGACGGACAAATGCTGAATGAGGAAAAGTTGAAAGATTTTGTTCAGGACAAGTGTTGGGGATTTGTTGAAGGTTTTCCTCTTACGGGTGAAAGCTGCCATCAGCATTTACACCGGATTCAGGAATATATGTTGAAGCATACTCGGCTCGGTATACCGATTTTCACGATAGGAGAGTCTTTACATGGCTCTGTCCATGAGGGTTCTGTGATTTATCCTCAGAATATAGCTCTGGCAGCCACCTTTAATCCTTCATTAGCTTATCAGAAGTCAGCTGGAATATCTGCTGAGTTACATTATCAAGGCATACGGCAAGTACTGGGGCCTTGCATTGATGTGGTTCGGGATATGCGTTGGGGCAGAGTGGAAGAGAGTTACGGAGAAGACCCGTTTTTGAATGCAATTTTAGCTTGTGAAGAGGTAAGGGGATATTTGGATAATGGAATTTCGCCCATGTTGAAACATTATGGTCCGCATGGCAATCCGACGGGAGGTTTGAATTTGGCTTCTGTTCATTGTGGTATAGGCGAGTTACATGATGTTTATTTGTATCCGTTCAAGCGAGTTATAACGACTTTACCGATACAAGCTGTTATGTCTACTTATAATTCTTGGAATAGAATTCCTAATTCAGCTTCTTATTATTTGCTGACGGAAGTTTTGCGTCGCCGTTGGGGATTTGGGGGGTATGTATATTCCGATTGGGGAGCTATTGATATGTTACATACTTTTCATCATACTGCATCAACTTTATCAGAAGCTGCCGTGCAAGCACTTACTGCAGGACTAGATGTGGAGGCATCCAGTGAATGCTATCCTTATCTGGTTCCTTTGATAGAACAAGGAAAAGTAGATGAGGCATTAGTCGATACGGCTGTATATAGAGTATTACTTGCAAAATTTCGGATTGGCCTTTTTGAGAATCCTTATGGAAAAGTGGTACAGGCGGACCAGTTACATGTTTCTGAAAACAGGCAATTGGCACGTCGTATTGCAGATGAATCGGTTGTGCTGTTGAAAAATGACGGGGATTTACTGCCACTTGTTCCTTCTAAGTTGAAGTCGATAGCAGTTATAGGGCCTAATGCGGACCAGGTACAGTTTGGAGATTATACATGGAGCCGTGACAATAAAGACGGGGTTACCCCTCTTGCAGGGATACGTTCATTGCTTGCAGGTACTGGTGTACAAGTTCGTTATGCCAAAGGGTGTAGCATTATGTCATTAGATACCACTAATATTGCTGCTGCAGTAGCTGCTGCACGAGCTAGCGATGTGGCAGTGTTGTTTTGTGGCAGTGCTAGTGCCTCGTTGGCTAGGAACTACAGGGAAGTGAATTGTGGTGAAGGTTTTGACTTGACCGATTTATCTCTTTCAGGAGCTCAGGAGAAATTGATTCGGGATGTTCATGCTACTGGTAAGCCTTTGATCTTGGTAATGGTTACCGGTAAGCCTTTTTCCATTCCTTGGGAAAAGAAACATGTACCAACTATTCTTGTCCAGTGGTATGCCGGAGAACAAGGAGGGAATGCTGTGGCAGATATTCTTTTTGGAAAAACAGTCCCATCAGGTCGTCTTCCCGTTTCTTTTCCTCAAAGTGCGGGTCATCTTCCAGCTCATTACAATTATCTTCCTACTGATCATGGTTACTACCGTCAACCGGGAAGTTATGAAGTGCCGGGAAGAGATTACGTTTTTTCTTCTCCAGAACCATTATGGGCTTTTGGACATGGATTGAGCTATACGGTTTTTGATTATGAGGATATGAAGATTGAGCAACGCGAAGATTCGATAATGTTGTCTGTATGTATAAGAAATATCGGCGAGAGAGCGGGACAGGTGGTTCCGCAACTTTATGTACGCGATCTTTATAGTTCTGTAGTAACTCCTGTAAAACAGTTGAAAGCTTTTGCCAAGGTTTTTCTAAAACCTAAGGAAACAATAGAGGTTTCTTTGAATGTTGCGATTCAAGATTTGGCTTTTACTAATAATCAAGGAAAAATGGTTCTAGAGTCTGGAGATTTTGAATTACAAGTGGGAGATTCTTCGGATAAAATATTCTTGAGAGATACAGTTCAGATTGGATTTCAGGATACAACTTACCAGGTCAAAGAAACGGTTTTGGATACAATGAACAGTTGCGGAGAAGCAGTTATTACTGTTAAAGGCATTGTTCGCGATACACAAGCAACTCCGATACAAGGAGTAAATATTTTCTCAACACTACAAAAGAAAATACTTGTTGTTACGGATAAAGATGGAAAATATGAAATAAAAGTTCAAAGTAATGATATACTCATTTTTCACAAAAAGAATTATTTGGAGGAGAAGATTTTTGTTAATGGTAAGCCGTCTATACAAATAACTATAAGAAACGGTATTTAA
- a CDS encoding DUF4959 domain-containing protein yields the protein MKKHILFLIFISFGVWGCDDAHENLISLEPIRNAQCEPFVASVIFSWDKPENDNYYYTLVSYQTKEGKVLKKKISKFSTAPEDPKRVRAIVGGFTDIDEYEFTLVACGYDGTVSEPITVKGIPKDKSEAKDYVISTVNVEPISEGATVSWTNETNVGVELVLNYIDKTHKEQEVRFDATETKSENITNLAIEKPVDITIYAVNKEDGNQSASQTVTITPLLTQEDQVIPGAEYILSSYYGTLNMMTLTYNTPMKNEYTIMTSGNDPYVYTKLAQQPRGTTLVFRYKSTKKMSFQIFFMPRGQAPGPYQQVVTVPAAKEWTTFSYDYSAIIKKAGWGNAGDHLRLDFGSVANVQMEVRNMIFK from the coding sequence ATGAAAAAACATATATTGTTTCTGATATTCATATCTTTTGGGGTATGGGGATGTGATGATGCTCATGAGAATCTTATTTCTTTAGAACCTATCCGCAATGCCCAGTGCGAGCCTTTTGTTGCTTCTGTCATTTTTAGTTGGGACAAACCGGAAAATGATAATTATTACTATACGTTAGTATCTTACCAAACCAAAGAAGGCAAGGTGCTGAAAAAGAAAATAAGTAAGTTTAGTACTGCTCCTGAGGACCCCAAGAGAGTGAGAGCTATTGTTGGAGGTTTTACTGACATTGATGAATATGAGTTTACACTGGTTGCTTGTGGGTATGATGGTACTGTTTCAGAACCGATAACTGTGAAGGGAATACCCAAAGATAAGAGTGAAGCGAAGGATTATGTAATTAGTACTGTGAATGTGGAGCCCATTAGTGAAGGTGCTACTGTTAGTTGGACTAATGAGACGAATGTAGGGGTGGAATTGGTGTTGAATTATATTGATAAAACTCATAAAGAACAGGAAGTCAGATTTGATGCAACGGAAACAAAATCGGAAAACATTACCAATTTGGCTATTGAGAAACCCGTTGACATTACGATTTATGCTGTAAATAAGGAGGATGGTAACCAATCTGCTTCTCAAACAGTGACAATTACTCCATTACTAACGCAGGAAGATCAAGTTATACCGGGTGCTGAATATATACTTTCTTCTTATTATGGAACTCTCAATATGATGACATTGACTTATAATACTCCGATGAAGAACGAGTATACAATAATGACGTCAGGCAATGATCCTTATGTCTATACAAAACTGGCACAGCAACCGAGAGGTACTACGCTCGTATTTCGTTATAAATCTACTAAGAAGATGAGTTTTCAGATTTTCTTTATGCCCCGTGGACAAGCACCCGGACCTTATCAGCAAGTAGTAACGGTACCTGCCGCTAAAGAATGGACTACATTTTCTTATGATTATTCGGCTATAATTAAAAAGGCCGGTTGGGGCAATGCGGGAGATCATTTGAGACTAGATTTCGGAAGTGTTGCCAATGTGCAAATGGAAGTGAGAAATATGATTTTTAAATAA